One window from the genome of Bacillus carboniphilus encodes:
- a CDS encoding TRAP transporter small permease codes for MKGILRSLDRIEEYILIVTFPLMLLFVFSATVFRYFEIGSLTWAEEASRYLMVWLAFAGIGLGFKRNSHLGLSFFVNKFPPTAQKFLFFVRAALIILFGGMVSYFTFLLVSNQFQNTQTSPAMGIPIWLVYSAVLFGSVMIIVRTIQMATTSVKLNDFSTQEKEEIEL; via the coding sequence ATGAAAGGGATTTTACGTAGTTTAGATCGGATTGAAGAATATATTTTGATTGTTACCTTTCCTCTCATGCTTCTTTTCGTATTTTCAGCCACCGTTTTCCGATATTTCGAAATAGGCTCTTTAACATGGGCAGAAGAGGCATCCCGTTATTTAATGGTTTGGTTAGCATTCGCAGGTATTGGCTTAGGGTTTAAGAGGAATTCTCATCTAGGGTTAAGCTTTTTTGTGAATAAATTTCCTCCAACAGCTCAAAAGTTTTTATTCTTTGTCCGTGCAGCTTTAATCATTTTATTTGGTGGAATGGTGTCGTATTTTACGTTTTTATTAGTTAGTAACCAATTCCAAAATACTCAAACTTCACCGGCCATGGGAATCCCGATTTGGCTCGTGTATAGTGCAGTATTATTTGGATCAGTGATGATCATCGTGAGAACGATACAGATGGCCACTACATCTGTGAAATTAAATGATTTTTCAACGCAGGAAAAGGAGGAAATTGAACTATGA
- a CDS encoding DctP family TRAP transporter solute-binding subunit: MKKLLLLMITASMVFVLAACGGSEAGGDSDKEIVLKFGHVLAPDHPYNLAAEKFKEVLEANAPQDVKVEIFHSSQLGSERDLTEGLQLGTVDIAIAPGTIGGFEPKMGVLDLPYIFRDREHAYKVLDGEIGKELAENLPNSDLRLLSYWENGFRNVTNSSKPIVTPEDLKGIKIRVPENGIYVDTFKAWGANVTSMAFGELYTALQQKTVDGQENPLAIIATNKFSEAQEFLSLTGHFYGPAQVLISESTWQELSPEMQEAVQKAADQARDYERQLLADNDAEYLEQLKSEGMKVNEVDVEAFQKASEPIWEMYEDEFGDIIEKIQNVE, from the coding sequence ATGAAAAAACTATTACTTTTAATGATAACAGCCAGTATGGTCTTTGTTTTAGCAGCATGTGGAGGTTCTGAAGCTGGTGGGGACAGTGATAAAGAAATCGTACTAAAGTTTGGTCACGTACTTGCACCTGATCATCCATACAACTTAGCTGCTGAGAAATTTAAAGAAGTGTTAGAAGCAAACGCTCCACAAGATGTAAAAGTTGAAATCTTCCATAGTTCACAATTAGGTAGTGAGCGTGATTTAACAGAAGGTTTACAGCTTGGAACAGTAGATATTGCAATTGCACCAGGTACTATTGGTGGGTTTGAGCCGAAAATGGGTGTACTAGATTTACCATATATTTTTAGAGATAGAGAGCATGCATATAAAGTTCTAGATGGGGAAATTGGAAAAGAGCTAGCAGAGAATCTTCCAAACAGTGATTTAAGACTTCTTTCTTATTGGGAAAATGGGTTCAGAAATGTCACGAATAGCTCTAAGCCGATTGTAACGCCTGAGGATCTAAAAGGCATTAAAATAAGAGTTCCAGAAAACGGTATTTACGTAGATACGTTTAAAGCATGGGGTGCTAATGTTACATCAATGGCATTTGGTGAACTTTACACAGCACTTCAACAAAAAACAGTAGATGGTCAAGAGAATCCTTTAGCTATTATCGCTACTAATAAGTTCTCTGAGGCTCAAGAATTCCTTTCTTTAACAGGTCACTTCTACGGTCCTGCTCAAGTCCTCATTTCTGAAAGCACATGGCAAGAACTTTCACCAGAAATGCAAGAGGCTGTTCAAAAGGCAGCAGACCAGGCAAGAGACTACGAACGTCAGTTATTGGCGGATAATGATGCAGAATACTTAGAGCAACTCAAATCTGAAGGTATGAAGGTCAATGAAGTAGATGTTGAGGCATTCCAAAAAGCTTCAGAACCAATTTGGGAAATGTATGAAGATGAATTTGGAGATATCATCGAAAAAATCCAAAACGTTGAATAA
- a CDS encoding hydroxymethylglutaryl-CoA lyase, which produces MAPKKIEIIEVGPRDGFQNVPEFIPTDVKLKVIDGLVKSGIKSIQVTSFVSPKAIAQMKDAKDVTTACLERYPDLQLFTLVPNLYGAKAAVECGLKELTYVISVSDTHNEKNVKRTHDQSFEELAQILELYPDIKINLDVATTFGCPFEGDISLERVMAFLQRAYNIGIRSFNLCDTVGLAHPELIKEVVGSALRTYQDCEFQIHIHDTRNMGIINTFTAVECGIDKVQTAIGGLGGCPFAPGASGNTSTEDFVYMVNRMGYDTGVDFDTLLQTAKYLKDNVSSGNYSGHHIFIDKTKVSTQ; this is translated from the coding sequence GTGGCTCCTAAAAAAATAGAAATCATCGAAGTAGGACCAAGGGATGGATTTCAAAATGTTCCTGAATTTATACCTACAGATGTCAAATTAAAGGTAATCGATGGCCTTGTGAAGTCCGGAATTAAAAGTATCCAGGTGACATCGTTTGTTAGTCCAAAAGCGATTGCTCAGATGAAGGATGCAAAAGACGTCACAACTGCCTGTTTAGAAAGATATCCAGATTTACAGCTTTTTACATTAGTCCCTAATCTCTATGGGGCAAAGGCAGCTGTTGAATGTGGTCTAAAGGAACTGACTTACGTTATTTCCGTGAGTGACACGCACAATGAAAAAAATGTGAAAAGAACACACGATCAATCCTTTGAGGAATTGGCACAAATTCTGGAGCTATACCCTGATATCAAAATCAATCTAGATGTAGCTACAACGTTTGGTTGCCCGTTTGAGGGAGATATCTCACTTGAAAGAGTGATGGCATTCTTACAAAGAGCCTATAACATTGGCATTCGTTCTTTCAACCTATGTGACACCGTAGGGTTAGCACATCCAGAACTAATTAAGGAAGTCGTAGGTAGTGCATTACGTACATACCAAGATTGCGAATTCCAAATCCATATTCACGATACAAGAAATATGGGGATTATCAACACGTTCACTGCAGTTGAGTGTGGGATTGATAAGGTTCAAACTGCTATTGGTGGATTAGGGGGATGTCCATTTGCACCAGGTGCTTCCGGAAATACTTCTACGGAAGATTTCGTCTATATGGTCAATAGGATGGGATATGACACCGGAGTGGATTTTGACACGCTCCTTCAAACAGCTAAATATTTGAAGGATAACGTGAGTAGTGGTAATTACAGTGGGCATCACATTTTTATTGATAAAACGAAGGTATCGACGCAATGA
- a CDS encoding iron-containing alcohol dehydrogenase, with product MYRFQLTPTIYELKTVDEFVEQFNISPEDTIFTEKFLYEKYMKGKLTCNFIFQDDYGLGEPSDIIIDKILQDIYGKEIKRIIGIGGGTILDIAKLLCIKDAQSTEEIFEDKIPLVRDKELILIPTTCGTGCELTCVSVVDITKRQTKIGKRIEENFADAAVLIEELLDSIPEKIFTYSSVDALIHAMEIFVAPTGNPYNDVFCKSAIDIILSRYKVLVEEGLDKRFDYMDEFLRASTFAGVALSNTVCGAVHAFAMHFGSVHHVAHGESNARFLAGVFNKYAEKAPTGKLQELSDVINHALGIDTDIKGSFQALEELIDKLIPKKKLREYGVKEEDIERYVDKVIESQQRLLINNFVELSREDLIDIYKTVY from the coding sequence ATGTATCGCTTCCAACTAACACCGACTATTTATGAGTTAAAAACAGTCGATGAGTTTGTAGAACAATTTAATATATCCCCTGAAGATACAATTTTTACAGAAAAGTTTCTGTATGAAAAGTATATGAAAGGGAAGCTAACTTGTAATTTTATCTTCCAAGATGACTATGGTCTTGGTGAACCAAGTGACATCATTATCGATAAGATTCTACAAGATATATATGGGAAAGAAATTAAAAGAATCATAGGCATTGGCGGAGGGACGATTCTAGATATCGCCAAGCTTCTCTGTATCAAGGATGCCCAGTCTACTGAGGAAATTTTTGAAGATAAAATCCCTCTTGTTCGAGATAAAGAACTCATCCTAATCCCAACTACCTGTGGAACAGGGTGTGAGCTAACCTGTGTGTCTGTAGTAGACATTACGAAAAGACAGACCAAAATAGGAAAACGAATCGAAGAGAACTTTGCTGACGCAGCGGTTCTGATTGAAGAGCTACTAGACAGTATTCCTGAAAAAATCTTTACTTATAGCTCAGTGGATGCGCTTATTCATGCGATGGAGATTTTCGTAGCGCCAACAGGAAACCCGTATAACGATGTTTTCTGTAAATCGGCAATCGATATTATTCTTTCTCGATATAAAGTATTGGTTGAGGAAGGTTTGGATAAACGATTTGACTATATGGATGAGTTCTTAAGAGCAAGTACGTTCGCTGGAGTGGCACTTTCGAACACAGTATGTGGAGCTGTTCACGCATTCGCGATGCATTTTGGAAGTGTCCATCATGTAGCACACGGTGAATCCAATGCAAGATTTTTAGCGGGAGTTTTTAATAAGTATGCAGAGAAAGCTCCTACTGGAAAGCTTCAGGAACTATCTGATGTCATTAACCATGCGTTAGGGATCGATACGGATATCAAAGGTTCTTTCCAAGCGTTAGAGGAACTAATTGATAAATTGATTCCGAAGAAAAAGCTACGAGAATATGGCGTTAAAGAAGAAGACATTGAACGCTATGTGGATAAGGTCATTGAAAGCCAGCAAAGATTGTTGATCAATAACTTTGTTGAGCTATCTAGGGAAGACCTAATCGACATTTACAAAACGGTCTATTAA
- a CDS encoding aldehyde dehydrogenase family protein yields MSTEQTVKELIERSRAAQKIAEGFSQRKVDELAAAIIYTLSRPELAREIAEECVAETAIGNVESKIAKLTNKMQAVFYQIKDVKTVGVIDRDPEMGITKLAKPIGVIAALVPSTNPEATPIFKGVLGLRARNAVIFAPHPASKNTSLKVVNIMRDILEKNGAPKDLFICIDKPSKDLSQELMKQADLTMATGSGDMVKAAYSSGKPAYGVGAGNAVVVVDETADLAETAAKIKIGKTGDNASGCSAENSLVIHESVYDEMLELLQQEGGYLVNPEEKARLQETMWVDGHLSRDIVAKPVQRIADLAGVNIPENTAFMMVKETGIGKDFPFSGEKMSLVLTIYKYSEFDEAIEKVNRITEYSGYGHSCGIHSNNEEHIMQLALNTKTTKVIVRQPHGAANSGAWFNGLANTFSLGCGTWGGNIVSENVTQKHYMNTTWVAEPIDRKPASEEEVFGDLLATVNV; encoded by the coding sequence GTGAGTACGGAACAAACAGTTAAAGAATTGATTGAAAGATCAAGAGCCGCACAAAAAATTGCAGAAGGATTCTCTCAACGAAAGGTCGATGAATTAGCAGCGGCCATCATATATACGCTCTCAAGACCAGAATTAGCAAGAGAAATTGCAGAAGAATGTGTAGCGGAAACAGCAATTGGAAACGTTGAGTCTAAAATTGCAAAGCTTACCAATAAAATGCAAGCTGTGTTTTATCAAATTAAAGATGTAAAAACAGTTGGCGTTATTGATCGTGACCCTGAAATGGGAATTACAAAGCTTGCTAAACCAATTGGTGTCATTGCCGCATTAGTACCAAGTACGAACCCTGAAGCAACTCCTATTTTTAAAGGAGTATTAGGCTTAAGAGCTAGAAATGCAGTTATCTTTGCTCCGCATCCAGCGAGTAAGAATACATCCTTAAAGGTTGTAAACATCATGAGGGATATTTTAGAGAAAAACGGTGCTCCTAAAGACTTATTTATTTGTATCGACAAGCCATCTAAGGATTTATCCCAAGAGTTAATGAAGCAAGCGGACCTTACAATGGCTACGGGTAGTGGAGACATGGTGAAAGCAGCTTATAGTTCTGGAAAGCCTGCATATGGAGTTGGAGCAGGTAATGCAGTTGTTGTGGTGGATGAAACAGCCGACCTTGCAGAAACTGCAGCTAAAATTAAAATCGGAAAAACAGGTGACAACGCTTCTGGTTGTTCTGCTGAGAATTCATTAGTCATTCACGAAAGTGTGTACGATGAGATGCTGGAACTTCTCCAACAAGAAGGGGGCTACCTTGTAAACCCTGAAGAAAAAGCTAGACTACAAGAGACCATGTGGGTAGATGGCCATCTTTCTAGAGATATCGTAGCTAAGCCAGTTCAACGAATAGCGGACCTTGCGGGCGTAAATATCCCTGAAAATACAGCTTTTATGATGGTAAAAGAAACAGGAATCGGAAAAGACTTTCCGTTCTCAGGCGAAAAGATGTCCCTTGTTCTAACCATTTATAAGTATAGCGAATTTGATGAAGCGATTGAGAAGGTTAATAGAATCACAGAGTACTCTGGATATGGTCATTCATGTGGCATTCATTCCAATAATGAAGAACACATTATGCAACTAGCATTAAATACAAAAACAACGAAAGTCATTGTTAGACAGCCACACGGCGCTGCAAATAGTGGGGCTTGGTTCAATGGGTTAGCCAATACGTTCTCATTAGGTTGCGGAACATGGGGTGGAAACATCGTTTCAGAAAATGTGACGCAAAAGCATTACATGAACACAACTTGGGTGGCTGAGCCAATTGATCGAAAGCCAGCTTCAGAGGAAGAAGTTTTCGGTGATTTACTAGCAACGGTAAATGTCTAA
- a CDS encoding D-2-hydroxyacid dehydrogenase, translating to MKMVVLDGYTTNPGDLSWEGLERLGDVKVFDRTTFDVTDDSKVVENIGDAEIVFTNKTPITRTTLEQVPNLKYIGVLATGYNVVDIEAAKERGIIVTNIPTYGTQAVAQMTFALLLELCHHVGSHSEAVKKGAWTESLDWCFWNHPLVELAGKKIGIIGYGKIGQAVGDIAKAFGMKVLAYARRKDPSLESDSVTYVELEELLQESDVISLHCPLTESTKEMINDDSIAKMKQNVMIINTARGPLIDEYALADALNNKRIAGAAVDVVSTEPITSDNPLLQARNCFITPHISWAPKEARQRLIDIAVSNLEKYLSGQPVNIVNR from the coding sequence ATGAAAATGGTAGTGCTTGATGGTTATACAACAAATCCAGGAGATTTGAGTTGGGAAGGTTTAGAACGATTAGGGGATGTAAAGGTGTTCGATCGAACGACATTCGATGTAACGGATGATTCAAAAGTTGTTGAGAACATCGGAGACGCAGAGATTGTTTTTACAAATAAGACACCTATTACACGCACGACGTTAGAGCAAGTACCTAACCTCAAATATATCGGAGTATTAGCAACCGGTTATAACGTGGTTGATATAGAAGCAGCTAAGGAAAGAGGGATTATCGTCACAAACATTCCAACCTATGGAACACAGGCGGTAGCTCAAATGACTTTCGCTCTATTATTAGAGCTTTGTCATCATGTTGGTTCTCACAGTGAGGCAGTGAAAAAAGGTGCTTGGACTGAATCCTTGGACTGGTGCTTTTGGAATCATCCCTTGGTTGAGTTAGCTGGAAAAAAGATTGGAATCATTGGGTATGGAAAAATTGGTCAAGCCGTTGGAGACATTGCGAAAGCTTTTGGAATGAAGGTGTTAGCGTATGCTCGGAGAAAAGATCCATCGCTAGAAAGTGATTCCGTTACATACGTAGAACTTGAAGAACTGTTACAGGAATCTGATGTTATTAGTCTTCATTGTCCTTTAACAGAAAGTACAAAAGAGATGATTAACGATGATTCCATCGCAAAAATGAAACAGAATGTCATGATCATCAATACAGCAAGAGGGCCACTTATCGATGAATATGCCTTGGCAGATGCTTTAAACAACAAAAGAATAGCAGGAGCAGCAGTAGATGTAGTTTCTACAGAACCGATTACAAGCGATAACCCGTTATTACAAGCAAGAAACTGCTTCATAACTCCACATATATCGTGGGCTCCAAAAGAGGCAAGGCAGAGATTGATAGATATTGCTGTTTCGAATTTAGAGAAATACTTATCAGGTCAGCCGGTTAATATAGTCAATCGTTAA
- a CDS encoding glycerate kinase, whose amino-acid sequence MKIVIASDSFKGSCSTVEVATAIEKGIRRIKKDAEIVKIPVADGGEGTVDALVLGTGGKYETVEVIGPLGNKISASYGILEGNVAVIEMASASGLPLLKKDELDPLKSTTYGTGQMIKAAIDKGCKKIFIGIGGSATNDGGVGMAQALGVSFKDQDGKEIGFGGAELARLTDIDTTQLDPRIKETEIIVMSDVTNPLCGEKGASYIYGPQKGATPEIVKQLDANLKHYASVIEKKLGIDVLDVPGAGAAGGLGAGLVAFCNVELYPGVEKILEVTGIDRHLLDADLVITGEGRIDSQSIYGKVPVGVAKRAARHKVPVIAIVGSIGEGAAEVYAHGVTAVLDIIPKPMSLEEAMDNASSLIEQAAENVMRVLSIEKTVSRLDFLNRKELDIHENGSA is encoded by the coding sequence ATGAAAATAGTCATAGCTTCTGATTCATTTAAAGGGAGCTGTTCAACAGTTGAAGTTGCAACGGCTATTGAGAAAGGTATAAGGCGAATAAAGAAGGATGCTGAAATCGTGAAAATTCCTGTTGCAGATGGTGGTGAAGGAACCGTGGATGCACTGGTTCTAGGCACCGGAGGCAAGTATGAAACGGTAGAGGTTATCGGACCACTTGGGAATAAAATAAGTGCCTCATACGGTATTCTCGAAGGAAATGTGGCCGTTATCGAAATGGCTTCAGCTTCGGGTCTTCCTCTATTAAAGAAGGATGAACTGGATCCTTTGAAGTCTACTACATACGGTACAGGACAAATGATTAAAGCAGCAATAGATAAAGGGTGTAAAAAAATATTTATAGGCATTGGTGGAAGCGCTACCAACGATGGCGGTGTGGGGATGGCACAGGCATTAGGTGTTTCTTTTAAGGATCAAGACGGAAAAGAAATTGGTTTTGGTGGTGCGGAATTAGCGCGGCTAACAGATATTGATACAACTCAGTTAGATCCTAGAATAAAAGAAACTGAAATTATCGTCATGTCTGATGTAACCAATCCACTTTGTGGAGAAAAAGGTGCCTCTTACATTTATGGTCCACAAAAAGGAGCAACACCAGAAATCGTAAAACAACTTGATGCCAATTTAAAACATTATGCTTCTGTCATTGAAAAAAAGCTTGGAATAGATGTACTTGATGTTCCTGGTGCAGGTGCAGCTGGGGGACTAGGAGCAGGTTTGGTTGCTTTTTGTAACGTGGAGCTATATCCAGGCGTTGAAAAAATCCTAGAGGTTACAGGGATTGACCGACATTTACTAGACGCAGATTTGGTTATTACAGGTGAGGGTAGAATCGATAGTCAATCTATCTACGGAAAAGTTCCCGTTGGAGTGGCTAAGCGAGCAGCCAGACATAAAGTTCCGGTGATTGCGATTGTAGGTAGCATTGGGGAAGGGGCTGCTGAAGTGTATGCTCACGGAGTAACAGCCGTGCTAGATATCATTCCTAAGCCAATGTCTCTAGAAGAAGCAATGGACAATGCATCGAGTTTGATTGAACAAGCGGCAGAGAATGTTATGAGAGTTTTAAGTATAGAAAAAACCGTAAGCCGACTAGATTTTTTGAATAGAAAGGAATTGGATATTCATGAAAATGGTAGTGCTTGA
- a CDS encoding CdaR family transcriptional regulator — translation MMNVPEALAQVIVDRMKEIINQDINFIDVNCIIIASTDQKRIGKFHGGAQTVLKKKDMLVITSENQYEGTRKGINLPVYFEDTIVGIIGITGSEEEVSKYGKIIQSMTEILIKEAYIVEQNKIERESQKQFIEEILFRIHEEDRDAIKMRSELLNIKLDIPRVVLVARIHEKTNKKSPKTPVINEKIYNFIKRFIEFDPQNFLIQSGMNYILILNENSVNDIKGWVENIHSTLLKEYKNTIYFGIGSLSHNEDELSESYQKARGALKVALSSKDLFYVDYSELDLEVIIDDLSDEVKKKYLHDIFKNMDERSLNDYMELLSTYFRNNGSIMKTADELFLHKNTLQYKLNKIKSVTGYDPRITRDLVVLFIAVLIYKSEQSGNPSML, via the coding sequence ATGATGAACGTACCTGAAGCTTTAGCTCAAGTGATTGTAGATAGAATGAAGGAAATCATAAACCAGGATATTAACTTTATTGATGTGAATTGCATTATTATCGCCAGTACCGACCAAAAGAGGATTGGGAAGTTTCATGGTGGAGCACAAACGGTTCTTAAAAAGAAGGATATGCTCGTTATTACGAGTGAAAATCAATATGAGGGAACACGCAAAGGGATTAATCTGCCCGTTTATTTTGAGGATACCATTGTTGGAATTATCGGGATAACCGGATCAGAAGAAGAAGTATCGAAATATGGGAAGATCATACAGAGTATGACTGAGATTCTAATTAAAGAAGCATATATTGTGGAGCAAAACAAAATCGAGCGGGAAAGCCAAAAGCAATTTATTGAAGAGATTTTATTCAGAATACATGAAGAAGACCGTGATGCAATTAAAATGCGGTCCGAACTTTTAAACATTAAATTAGATATTCCCAGAGTAGTGTTAGTGGCAAGAATACATGAAAAGACAAATAAAAAGTCACCTAAGACTCCTGTTATAAATGAAAAAATCTATAACTTTATTAAAAGGTTTATAGAATTTGACCCACAGAATTTCCTTATCCAGAGTGGTATGAACTATATTCTGATTTTAAATGAAAATAGTGTGAATGATATAAAAGGATGGGTCGAAAATATACATTCAACTCTTCTTAAAGAATATAAAAATACCATTTACTTTGGGATAGGAAGTCTAAGTCATAATGAGGATGAATTGAGCGAATCTTATCAGAAAGCAAGAGGGGCATTAAAGGTAGCCCTATCATCGAAGGATTTATTTTATGTTGATTATTCTGAGTTAGACTTGGAAGTCATTATTGATGATCTATCTGATGAAGTTAAGAAAAAATATCTTCATGATATTTTTAAAAACATGGACGAGCGCTCTCTTAATGACTACATGGAGCTATTATCTACCTATTTTAGAAACAATGGTTCTATTATGAAAACAGCAGACGAACTGTTTCTTCACAAAAATACTTTGCAGTACAAGTTAAATAAGATTAAGTCAGTGACTGGCTATGACCCTAGGATTACTCGTGATTTGGTGGTACTATTTATCGCCGTTTTAATCTACAAATCAGAGCAGTCTGGAAACCCGTCAATGTTATGA